One segment of Tachyglossus aculeatus isolate mTacAcu1 chromosome 16, mTacAcu1.pri, whole genome shotgun sequence DNA contains the following:
- the GORAB gene encoding RAB6-interacting golgin isoform X1 yields the protein MARAWAGFSEEELRKLRQHQDPPEPPDRQRHRPVHKSRQQLQREKALRQQQKFGLQDEPTAVPPEQLLSAPQQKPGPQQPPTSPPLPPDGEPGHRTGNHRRDPGLENSRDSHEKVEDVIPKPNCTLEKKKVELQEKSHWEVLQQEQRLMEEKNKRKKALLAKAIAERSRRTQAETVKLKRIQKELQALDDMVSADIGILRNRIDQASMDYSYARKRFDKAEAEYVTAKLDLQRKTELKEHLTEHLCTIIQQNELRKAKKLEELMQQLEVEADEESLELEIEVEKLLQQRDTEGEKQAAPPETSPRTTTTQDTTLSSAAKENEPVHPAAPQQLKEQSEKSVAILSQTQTARVR from the exons ATGGCGCGAGCCTGGGCCGGCTTCTCCGAGGAGGAGCTGCGGAAGCTGAGGCAACaccaag ATCCACCTGAACCACCTGATCGGCAGCGGCATCGCCCCGTGCACAAAAGTCGTCAACAGCTACAACGAGAAAAGGCCCTTCGGCAGCAGCAGAAATTTGGGCTCCAAGATGAGCCGACCGCAGTACCTCCAGAACAGCTACTTTCCGCACCTCAACAGAAACCTGGCCCCCAGCAGCCACCCACgtcaccccctctgcctccagatggAGAGCCAGGGCACCGGACTGGAAATCATCGGAGAGATCCCGGACTTGAGAACTCCCGTGACAGCCACGAAAAAGTGGAGGATGTCATTCCAAAACCAAACTGCAcattggaaaaaaagaaagtggAATT GCAGGAAAAATCTCACTGGGAAGTCCTCCAGCAGGAGCAACGGCTaatggaagagaaaaataaacGTAAGAAAGCACTTCTGGCCAAAGCTATTGCCGAGAG ATCCAGAAGAACTCAGGCGGAAACGGTGAAACTAAAGAGAATCCAGAAAGAGTTACAGGCTCTAGATGACATGGTGTCAGCGGACATTGGAATCCTAAGGAACCGAATTGATCAGGCCAGCATGGACTATTCGTATGCTCG GAAGCGATTTGATAAAGCAGAAGCAGAATACGTCACTGCAAAGCTAGATCTCCAGCGGAAGACGGAGCTCAAGGAGCACCTCACAGAGCACCTCTGTACCATCATTCAACAGAATGAGCTCCGCAAGGCCAAGAAGCTGGAAGAGTTAATGCAGCAGCTGGAAGTGGAAGCCGACGAGGAAAGTCTAGAGCTCGAGATTGAGGTGGAGAAGCTACTGCAACAGCGagacacagaaggagagaagcaagcggCTCCCCCAGAGACTTCCCCCCGGACCACCACCACCCAGGATACAACTCTCAGTTCAGCAGCAAAGGAAAATGAGCCTGTCCATCCTGCTGCCCCACAACAACTAAAGGAACAGTCTGAAAAATCGGTGGCGATTCTCTCCCAGACCCAAACAGCCAGGGTCAGGTAG
- the GORAB gene encoding RAB6-interacting golgin isoform X2, with translation MARAWAGFSEEELRKLRQHQDPPEPPDRQRHRPVHKSRQQLQREKALRQQQKFGLQDEPTAVPPEQLLSAPQQKPGPQQPPTSPPLPPDGEPGHRTGNHRRDPGLENSRDSHEKVEDVIPKPNCTLEKKKVELQEKSHWEVLQQEQRLMEEKNKRKKALLAKAIAERSRRTQAETVKLKRIQKELQALDDMVSADIGILRNRIDQASMDYSYAR, from the exons ATGGCGCGAGCCTGGGCCGGCTTCTCCGAGGAGGAGCTGCGGAAGCTGAGGCAACaccaag ATCCACCTGAACCACCTGATCGGCAGCGGCATCGCCCCGTGCACAAAAGTCGTCAACAGCTACAACGAGAAAAGGCCCTTCGGCAGCAGCAGAAATTTGGGCTCCAAGATGAGCCGACCGCAGTACCTCCAGAACAGCTACTTTCCGCACCTCAACAGAAACCTGGCCCCCAGCAGCCACCCACgtcaccccctctgcctccagatggAGAGCCAGGGCACCGGACTGGAAATCATCGGAGAGATCCCGGACTTGAGAACTCCCGTGACAGCCACGAAAAAGTGGAGGATGTCATTCCAAAACCAAACTGCAcattggaaaaaaagaaagtggAATT GCAGGAAAAATCTCACTGGGAAGTCCTCCAGCAGGAGCAACGGCTaatggaagagaaaaataaacGTAAGAAAGCACTTCTGGCCAAAGCTATTGCCGAGAG ATCCAGAAGAACTCAGGCGGAAACGGTGAAACTAAAGAGAATCCAGAAAGAGTTACAGGCTCTAGATGACATGGTGTCAGCGGACATTGGAATCCTAAGGAACCGAATTGATCAGGCCAGCATGGACTATTCGTATGCTCGGTGA
- the GORAB gene encoding RAB6-interacting golgin isoform X3, with protein MEEKNKRKKALLAKAIAERSRRTQAETVKLKRIQKELQALDDMVSADIGILRNRIDQASMDYSYARKRFDKAEAEYVTAKLDLQRKTELKEHLTEHLCTIIQQNELRKAKKLEELMQQLEVEADEESLELEIEVEKLLQQRDTEGEKQAAPPETSPRTTTTQDTTLSSAAKENEPVHPAAPQQLKEQSEKSVAILSQTQTARVR; from the exons atggaagagaaaaataaacGTAAGAAAGCACTTCTGGCCAAAGCTATTGCCGAGAG ATCCAGAAGAACTCAGGCGGAAACGGTGAAACTAAAGAGAATCCAGAAAGAGTTACAGGCTCTAGATGACATGGTGTCAGCGGACATTGGAATCCTAAGGAACCGAATTGATCAGGCCAGCATGGACTATTCGTATGCTCG GAAGCGATTTGATAAAGCAGAAGCAGAATACGTCACTGCAAAGCTAGATCTCCAGCGGAAGACGGAGCTCAAGGAGCACCTCACAGAGCACCTCTGTACCATCATTCAACAGAATGAGCTCCGCAAGGCCAAGAAGCTGGAAGAGTTAATGCAGCAGCTGGAAGTGGAAGCCGACGAGGAAAGTCTAGAGCTCGAGATTGAGGTGGAGAAGCTACTGCAACAGCGagacacagaaggagagaagcaagcggCTCCCCCAGAGACTTCCCCCCGGACCACCACCACCCAGGATACAACTCTCAGTTCAGCAGCAAAGGAAAATGAGCCTGTCCATCCTGCTGCCCCACAACAACTAAAGGAACAGTCTGAAAAATCGGTGGCGATTCTCTCCCAGACCCAAACAGCCAGGGTCAGGTAG